From a region of the Campylobacter sp. genome:
- the tgt gene encoding tRNA guanosine(34) transglycosylase Tgt, with product MDFQIDAADGAARACTIRTAHSTIRTPVFMPVGTVGAVKALDATDVEQLLGAQIILANTYHMYLRPGSRVVAGFGGLHGFTKFPRSFLTDSGGFQAFSLRANTKNDEGGIRFKSHIDGSTHYFTPRSVLDTQYELNSDIMMILDDLVELPREPGALSFDDRSRLKKRIDLSVVRTIKWAREAIDYHETMKSRGLHAHQNIFGIIQGGTDPQARKFCAEALCEMSFDGLAIGGLSVGEKNELMYETVEAMMPYVDAARPRYLMGVGTPEDLVENVARGVDMFDCVMPTRNARNGTLFTSFGKISIKNAGFISDHDPIDPHCDCYTCKRFSRGYLNHLFRARELSFYRLASIHNLHFYLRLAADMREAIMCGRFAEFRREFYAARNTARD from the coding sequence ATGGATTTTCAAATAGACGCCGCAGACGGCGCGGCGCGCGCCTGCACGATTCGCACGGCGCATAGCACGATCCGCACCCCCGTTTTTATGCCGGTCGGCACCGTGGGCGCGGTCAAGGCGCTCGATGCGACGGACGTAGAGCAGCTTTTAGGCGCGCAGATCATCCTTGCTAACACCTATCATATGTATCTGCGCCCCGGCTCGCGGGTGGTGGCGGGCTTCGGCGGGCTGCACGGATTTACGAAATTTCCCCGCAGCTTTTTGACCGACAGCGGCGGTTTTCAGGCTTTCAGTCTGCGCGCAAACACTAAAAACGACGAGGGCGGCATAAGATTTAAAAGCCACATCGACGGCAGCACGCATTATTTCACGCCGCGCTCGGTGCTGGATACGCAGTATGAGCTAAACTCCGATATTATGATGATTTTGGATGATTTGGTGGAGCTGCCGCGCGAGCCGGGCGCATTGAGCTTCGATGATAGATCGCGGCTTAAAAAGCGTATCGATCTAAGCGTCGTGCGCACGATAAAATGGGCTCGCGAGGCGATAGATTATCACGAGACCATGAAATCTCGCGGCCTGCACGCTCATCAAAACATCTTCGGCATCATCCAAGGCGGCACCGACCCGCAAGCTCGCAAATTTTGCGCCGAAGCGCTGTGTGAGATGAGCTTTGACGGGCTTGCGATCGGAGGGCTTAGCGTGGGCGAGAAAAACGAGCTGATGTACGAAACCGTAGAGGCTATGATGCCATACGTCGATGCGGCGCGCCCGCGGTATTTGATGGGGGTCGGCACGCCCGAGGATCTCGTCGAAAACGTCGCTCGCGGCGTGGATATGTTCGATTGCGTGATGCCTACGCGCAACGCCCGCAACGGCACGCTATTTACGAGCTTTGGCAAGATTAGCATCAAAAACGCGGGCTTTATCAGCGATCACGATCCGATCGATCCGCACTGCGACTGCTACACGTGCAAACGCTTCAGCCGCGGCTACCTAAATCATCTATTTCGCGCGCGCGAGCTTAGCTTTTACCGCCTCGCGAGCATTCACAATCTGCACTTCTACCTGCGCCTTGCCGCGGATATGAGAGAGGCGATAATGTGCGGGCGGTTTGCTGAGTTTAGGCGGGAATTCTACGCCGCACGAAACACGGCACGGGATTAA